Proteins encoded by one window of Sphaerochaeta sp.:
- a CDS encoding DUF1788 domain-containing protein: protein MSSKEMTYNERYAFLLDLLDDDKFIRKKYVGAEIPNYICAFPPEDVSSYNDMLENLAKALTSKGRKVLKVNVYEIMIEMLKDSGDFEDYLEEPSLTHKKIMEDFEGVLDNDTEFAPKVASIINESVPGIVLMNGIGEAYPFIRIHTLLEKLPTLLKRLVPIVVFYPGNYDKVTGSSALQLFGKLEHKNYYRAFNIFTEVR from the coding sequence ATGAGCAGCAAGGAAATGACCTATAACGAAAGATATGCCTTTCTTCTTGATCTTCTTGATGATGACAAATTCATTCGGAAGAAATATGTCGGTGCTGAGATCCCGAACTACATCTGTGCATTTCCACCAGAAGATGTCAGCTCATACAACGACATGCTGGAAAATCTAGCAAAGGCTTTAACCAGTAAAGGACGAAAAGTTCTCAAGGTTAACGTGTATGAGATCATGATTGAAATGCTTAAGGATTCAGGCGACTTTGAAGATTATCTGGAAGAGCCATCCCTGACACATAAGAAGATCATGGAGGATTTCGAAGGTGTGCTCGACAATGACACGGAGTTCGCTCCGAAGGTTGCATCGATTATCAATGAAAGCGTTCCAGGTATCGTTCTCATGAACGGTATCGGAGAGGCTTATCCTTTCATCAGAATCCATACGCTTCTTGAAAAGCTGCCGACATTACTCAAACGACTTGTCCCGATAGTCGTCTTCTATCCAGGAAATTACGACAAGGTCACAGGCAGTTCTGCCTTGCAGCTTTTCGGGAAGCTTGAACATAAGAACTACTACAGAGCATTCAACATATTCACGGAGGTTCGCTGA